A region of the Denticeps clupeoides chromosome 12, fDenClu1.1, whole genome shotgun sequence genome:
AATGAGCACCACCAGATTTAAAAATCGAGGAAAAACATAATCATGCGGTGTGGAATGGGCTCACTGGCGGCTACTAGCGGCTTCTCTTCACGAGCGAGTGACAAACCACCGACAGACCGAACAGACTAAAATAATCTTTTAAAAATACGGTGGAACTAGAGTCTCGTAAAGCATTACACCTGCAAAAAGACTACTATTTACAAAAGCCAGAGGTGACGAGAATGtccattacaaaaaaacccacaaggaGGGGAGAGgacagggaggaaaaaaaaaaaaaaaaaaatccatcatatGAAAAATTGAAGGATGACCGTGTCTTTTTAAAACAACTTTAGTCCGGAGCTCTGGAGAACAACTACTTCCTCTCATTGGATCGGGAGCGGctggggagggaaaaaaaaataaatatcattttaaatattggtTGAGATAGgagtggatttttaaaaaaataattaaaataaataaaaaggtggtCTGAAACAGGAAACTCACCTGCGTGACCTGGAGAATGAGCGAGAGGGTTTGTGGTTCCTGTCCCGAGACAGGGacctctccctcctcctgtcCCTGGAAAGAGACCTGCAGAGGAACACAACTCTGGTTAAGACGGGCCATTTCATTTCTCAGTAGCCAGTAGAAGGCCGGTCCCAAGCGGCGCCGCTCACCTGCTGCGACTGCGGCTGAAGCTCCTCCTGCGGGGAGATCtgggaggagggagaagagcagaaTAAGAGGGGGGAGAGTGGAggaacataaaaacaaaccccCCTCAGCCCAGCCCCTTGACTACTACAGTGCTAAGCACACCTCCTCACAGCCCACCTAAGCCGTGGGAGTGCCGTGCCGCACTCTGAGTGTCAGGATTGGTACAACAAGCTTCCAGCTGTGGAGGTAAGGGACCAAAAATCTAACCAAAAGGGAGGACTgagcaagaataaaaaaaataaaataaaaaaagctgagAGGGTGGCCCTGAGGTTACAGTAGCCATAAAGCTTCCCCTcgaaacacaacacacactgagcTGACAGTGTCTCTTACCCCTGATCTCGACTGCTGTTATTCTGGCTTATTTGCTTCACTGGTTTATACcattaaaagctttttttttttaatgtaaaaaaaaaaaaattttttttttataaaaaccactgaaataattaaaaagcaacCCTGCTGagaaatgaaagtgtgtgtgactgtagGAGCTGTCTGTGATCAGCAGTAAACTGTATGAAGCAGGAAGAACTTACTAGTCTTTTGGTTTTCAACAAGCTAGAAATGACGAAGGGGAGGCAGACTGTAGGCCGGTGGGCAGAATGAAAGGAGTGGCCAGATGCTGCAAGCTGATTAGTTGGCTGGCGGATGGGGGCTGGCTGTGGATTTTTCCTGCTTTTATTGGTTAGACGAGGGCTGTTGCTGGTAGGTTGTAGTGTAGACATTTGGAAACGTAAAACGCTGATTGGTCAGGAATGTGATGTGGGCCGCTGCCGATTGGGTTAAGGTTGGAGGAGGAGGCTGAGAAAGGCACACTCAGGAACCAATGGGCTGGTGCGACCTGTCGAGCGGCCATGCCCGGGTCATGTGACAACACCAGCCAAGCTGAATGGGGCACGCTGGTCAGCGGTCACATGATGCTGAAAGAAGGCTAGTTGACTGACTCAGGGTGGTGAGGAGAGGCATGGTGGTGACTCTGCAACGgggttcatttttattaatatagagaggaaattaaagaaaaatgaaaaataaacagcCTTTCAGAAAATTACACTGACATCACAACCAACCAACTCTAGAAtagccccacccacccccaaacTACATATTAAAAACCTGCTCATGACTGCTGGAGGACATCaccaggagggagggagaaagactTATGTCCCCTCTACACATTAGACTTAAGTCAAATATGCTGGAACTCATTCAACTAGTAACTATGGTAACGGGGACTAATAACCGCACCCGCACGCTCAAGAGACGCTGTGCGGAAGAAACCGGAGCGTATACTTCTACGACTGGAAAGAGGAACAAAGTGTTCAGCGGCCGCCCGGCGCGGGCCTGGGTGGCGGCGAGGGTTACCTGCGGCGAGGCGGGGGGCTGCGGCGGCGGTAGTCGTCCCGCGGGCGGCGGCTCCAGGAAGGCGGAGGTCCCCTGGAGCGAGTGCGCTTCTCGCCATTGGACAGCTCCACTCGGACCCGACATCCACACAACGTCCTGCAGGCGACACgcacactcatttacatttacagcatttatcagacgcccttatccagagcaacttacaatcagtagttacagggacagtctccctggagcaattttagggttaagtgtcttgctcagggacacaatggtagtaagcgggattcgaacctgggtcttctggttcacaggcgagtgtgttacccactaggctacttccaccccttTGTCACACTCGTGAGGCAAAGTCTTAAAACTAGCAAAAGCATTCAAAAGAATTCCcaattacatttaccagacacccttatctagagcgacttacaatcagtagttacagggacagtcccccctaaagacactcagggttaagtgtcctgctcagggactcaatggtagtaagtggggtttgaacctgggtcttctggttcatagaggaCTGTGTTAGCAGCTAGGGTAATACCACATACTATGAACACGTGTTCTCTgaattttgtgtaaaaaaaaaaaaaacaacaacaacttgCTAAACTACATTTATTAAATTGAATTGTGTCTTGTCCAAGTTCAAAGCGGGCTCGGTCGTGCTCCGGCCTATTCTCCAGCCTCCTCGTACCTTCCATCCAGCTCCCTCACGGCGTCCGTGGCGTCTCTGGGATCCTCGAACTCGACGAAGGCGAAGCCGGGCGGGTTCCTGGCCACCCAGACGCTGCGCAGGGGTCCGTAGTAGCCGAACGCCCGCTCCAGCTCGGTCTTGTTGCCGCTGTTCCCCAGGTTCCCCACGTAGACCTTGCAGTCGAGAGGACAGTCCCTGTGCATGACTGGTGCTGCAgcggggagggggaaaaaaaaagcagtgcgCACGTTAAATACcataagaagaaaaataaaattcaaacaATGTAACACGTCAGGTTAATTCGATCGGAAGCCGCGGGGACGGGTCCTGGTCGAACCCATTCGGCCGCCAGCGGCGACGGTTCCGGTTTCGCTGCGAAATGGCGGCCGCAAATCCCTCGTCGTGCTAAAGGCTAAAGGCCCCCGTCGGCCGTCCGGGGGAGCGGAGACCACGGACGGCGACCGGGTGGCGAGGAACGCAAAAACCGCGGCTGCCGACGACGAACAACACCGCGACGGCGCTCCGTGAACGGGGCCAGTCCAGAAAAACACGCGGCGGAGAAAAGCGGCTCGTCGCGCCAGGCGCGGAAAATGGCCGCCGCTTTGTCCTTACGAACACGTTAGCAttttgcaatgaaaaaaaaaaaaactaaaaagaaaaaaaagagccaaatgCTCCGCGGAAGGGTTAAGCGAAATACGTACATTTATTGGCCCTTCTTTCCAGcttgctgcttttgttttccCCGTTTTATGTTCGAACAGCGCTCTCCGCACTACGTCCTCCAACCGAGTCGATCCGAGGCCAAGTGGCTCACGCCGCAGCCGAATATCCGCTTCTCGCTCGGCCGAGGTCACGTGGGCGCTGCGGTTGCCAGGTGGCGACGAAACGTCGCCCACGTCGCGTATCCGCCGAAGACCAGCGGCAAGAGAGCACTgatttataaaagcaaaacaagaaACTGTGTAGTTTTATTGTTGGAATTAAAACAATTTACCCAACGACCTACCTAactttttttcctattttaactatttttccATTTGATACTACCCCCAGACATCATCACCCTGACGACACTTTATTTTCTGCATGAAAACCATGGTCTTGGCAACCATGCCGGTCTGCGTTAAGCCAATCAGATCGATTCTCAACCCTGGTCCCTCCGGTTCCTATTCCTCACTTTACGAATATATTTGGGATTATTTTGTACTGAAAGCGTTTGTCATTCTTAAACACTGCAACAaagcacacgctgcacacaatgaaatgtaatcccttaatcggaaggttgtggctTCGAATCCCAAATTTTAATGGATATTATGAAAATTGTTTAATGGAGCATGCTGGATTTTAtcctgtgttttctttcttaaaaACGTGATCATGGCTGTGCATGCAAGTTCCCTTTTTGACTTCTCACTGTAACCACTGTGTTTGGGTGGGTGTGAGCTGGTGTTAAACCAGAAGTAAAACTGGTAGGCATGCAGGTAGATCTAGTGGTGTAAATAgtgatcattaaaaaatgttggtTTGGTTAGGCTAATTGTTCATGCTCCTCCCGGTTATCCTCTGTCCCCAGTTGATGATGGAGTTTCTGTTGGTCCTGGAATAAGCATCCTGTCCCTTTCTCTGCCACTGTCCCCAGGTCGTCCAGCTTCATGCCAGCCTGGATGCGTCCTCACCTTTGCACTACCTCtgaaattgtaatattatttatctgtaatattatctattagtTTTCCCACCGCTAgattttgcacagcagcatttgtactattttactttgcacatttattattcatttcacttgtttagcgctgtctgtctcattgttgtctctatgttttttttgttaaatgttaaatgttcaaCTTCAACTTTTGCTGTGCGGCTCCCCCAGCACACCACTTCGAAGAAAGGTGCTCCTGTGCTGCTGATCACAGTGTCGGATGCGATGGTCTTCAGCCAGACGTACTGTGTTCATTCAGCGGGTTAGCTGGTGATCCAAGTCCATCCAAATCCTGGACACTTTTTCAGGAGCAGACAGGGCCAGATTGAGTGGACTCAGTGTAGGAGGTACAGAAGAACAACTTCTACTCAGACATCTGCCTGGTAGGTGAGCTGTAAAGGCTCCTGGGCATGTTGTACCTTGAGCTTGAGGAGGTTGAGGAATAGTTGCTCTGGAGTCTTCGAGAAGTGTAACACGAATGCCACCGACCGGAAGCCGTTCAGCTCGCtaggccgttttttttttgggggacCGTGGCGATGCAGGATTTCCTCCAGAGGGCTGCAAGTCTAACACTGAGGATGAAGGCTCGTTGTAGCAGTTCACCGAGTTCAGCAGCACAGGTCTTCAGGAGCCACGGACGCACCTTGTCTGGGCCCTGATGCCTTTGTGGGGCGGAGCTTCCTCAGTTGTCCCCGGACCTGGTCTGCTGTGACTCCGGGAGGGGCAGGATGCCATGATAATGTTGGGAGGGTGCTGGGGGGAAGGATGGCGCAATATGGGGTGTTGGAGGACAGGAGTGGTAAGGAGAGGAGGCTGTAGTGATGGTGGGGTGGCTATGAACTGGtgaaacaggtaaaaaaaaatcttattgcCAGAATATTACCTTAAGTATCACACTGTCTTTAGGTCTTCCCCAcacaagccacacacacacacacacacacacatcctgctgTCCAGACATCATTGCTCCATGGTACAGATGAAAGAGCATGGGCACCCTGGCCATCATCATACACGTCACCTTATGTGTTTTAttggtatgtttgtgtgtttgtgctgcagcCACTTTATGACCTTGACACCGAGGCCTGGTTATTTCGGGGCGAcagaatcatttattttttcagggCCCCGTTGCCGGCCAGTAGGCTTTCAGCCTTCAGGAATTTTTTGAGTCGCCGCTCGTTTCCACTCTTGTTTCCACCGTGGCTGCATTTCTCATGCAGGGATACCAGCACGCCAGCATGCATCATTAGATGCAGAGGTGACACCATAGGGACCATCTCTGTGGGGTAAAAATGTGATACAGGTGACATTCCGTCAGCACAGAGACGTGAAAGCGCAACGGCACAACAGATCCAGGTTGTTGGATGCACAAATTGTGGAATTTGAAGTATTAACTTACCTTCAAGCTTCGCAGACAGAATGCATAAAGAAATGCTGGGTTTAACATTGCTGGTGAATCAATGTAATTCATTTGCTGTCACACATTCATATGCCTTTGAAGCCTTTGTCTCATTCAGGGGTCTAAAAAGGATTGAGCTTTACAAAtattctaatttatttacagAGCAAACACCTTTGTCATTGGAGATGAAGGATCAGAATGAAAGAAAGCTCAATCATAGAAGATTAACCTGCTCAGCCTTTACTGGAGTGATTCACATCATATTTAAAATCATCCCAAAGCTATTTCCGGATTGGCATTTGCGTTTCGATTTTTGATCTTCTTCCTCCGATTCATGTCAGGCTGTGTGGTGTGGGAGGGTCTTCAGTGAAGATCTCCCTATATGGCACAATTGCAGGTTCTTCGCTGAAGTCTATAAAAGCCACGGGCACCAGGCTTCCAGCAGGTCCCAGCATCTGCAGGTGGCACCAGCAGAGACTCCAGTCAGCAGGTGAGTCCCATCGAACCCAGTGCTCTTTACTTTGGTTTGGTACTTTGGATCAACTGCGTATCGTGTTATTTTTACGCTTCTAAGGTTAATTTCCAAAGAAATGAACCATAGACATTTTACTTAGATATTGCCTTGggaataatattttattgatgaaattcttgtttttaatatgaaaactATGTCCATTTACCACCAGTCGATTACATCTGTTTTAGACCATGTCTTCGCCTCAGAAATCCGCACAAGCTGCGGTCGTTCTGGCGCTGTTGGTGTTCACGGTCGGTCGGTGTCAGGACAACCAGAGGTGAGGCAGCACTCTTCAGCCTTCAACTGAGTTTATCTCAAAAACATCTGTAACAACTGGACCGCACATTTAGGATCTACAGGAACAACGAAcacgttttttttatgtacagagCTCAAAATAGTGGTTTGGTTTGACTTTTAAAATGCGTTTTGATGAGCCCTGTGTGTTGTAGGAGGGCAGTGACGGAGCACCAGCTGATGCACGACCGCGGGCGCACCATCCAGAGCCTGAAGAGGCTCATCTGGCTCTCCAGCGCCATGGAGGGGCTGCACACAGCCCAGACCCGCACCGTCGCCGTGGACGATGAGCCCTCCGGGTGTCACCAGAAGAGTCCCCAGCGGCTGCACTCTCAGGCTGCCAGAGGCACCAGCGACCACCAGGGGCAGACAGAGACCCTCCTGAGTGACCTGTTCCAGCCCTACATGACCGGTGTCCTGCCAAACTCTGAAAAATAGCCGCCACCCTGAAGCCGGACCCATGACCACTCACCACGTCCTCATCTCAGCGCTCAGGTCTCCTCGCTTCCCGTGAGCACAACGCCTCTCCAAGCTTTGCGAGCATCATGACGTCCAGCATCTGCTCATAAATTCCAGCCGCTGCTCACTGACGCCGGGAGCCCATCAGCAGACGTTCTGCACTACAGATTTGAGAAGCTTCATCTACTGATCTCCCTGTTTCTGAACTCATGGAAAACAGCTTGGCATTGTAGATCATTTAATGTCAATTTAATGACGTATATATCACTAAACCCAAGAACTTCTCTTTGCTATGCAGCTGACATTTTTGGAAATCTGTCAAAATGTGTGTTCAATTGAGAGCTGTATGCAAAAGGCAATATAATAAAACGTTTTCGTTCTTCTGTTGATGTTCCACTACTTTATACGCTGTGAAGGCGAGCAAGTCAATGGCAATTAATCACAGAAAACAAGAGACTTTCCAAAGTATATGAGCCATggtgataaaaaaaagcatgaccgatgaacacataaaaacataaaaacataaaaacatggaGGTAAATCTATGTCATGTGCAAAAAATTACATGGTAAAATTAGACCAAATGAACTTTTTCAAAAACAATTTTACAAACTCAGACACCCAATGAAGTCGCCCGCTCCAGCTCGTCTGGTGTTCGTGGCGCAACCATCCGTAAGAAAACAAAGAGACCACAGAAAACGGCTTCTGAAACCAACACGGTTTGGTTCTGAAGCCCAACCAGTTGAACCGGGTGTGGAGGGTTCCGCCTCCCGTAACTCCGAGCTACCTGCGTTCATGGTCCTGATACTCAGAACTACAGAGACAGGGGGAGAGAAGGGAGACATGGGGGGGTTATTCCATTTCTGAATCTTATTTCCAAATGTGATTCAAGACGGCATTGAGATAAAACAAACACTCTGcacatgttacatttacagcatttaccagacacccttatccagagggactcacaatcagtagttacagggacagtccccccctggagacactcagggttaagtgtcttgctcagggacacgatggtagtgtccctgagtaggctactaccaccctacatgtcTGGCATTAACATGCATATTGGAGGCAGGGAATTTTGGTTTCAAATTAGACGTGTAATGTTCTTGAAATTGAAATGATGCAGAAAGACGCAGTGCCCCGTCTGCTCCTCATGTTTGGTCTTGGACTTGAAACAGGTTTCAGCAGCAGTATTACGACTACTCTATTTCAGATTAGATCATTTGTGCATCTAACAGGGACAAATTAGGGTGCAgtggttgtgtgttttgtaaccTGTTGTTCACTGAGGTAGAGTTTGTGATTAATCTGCTAATCTGCTGTGTTGTGCTCTGAATCCAAATCAGATGTCACTCACTGTCACTGCAGGATGTCGGCCAGCTTCTCCTGGTAGTACTCATAGTTTTCCTGACAGTCCTCCCACACCGTGAAGTGTTCCTCGTCGCTCTCCACAAACGTGTCCCAGACGTAGGAAAAGTCCAGGGGCTTCATCATGCGTAGTTTGCAGCCTGCAGCTGCAAGGGCCTTCAGGCCTGCCTGGATCTCCGGCTCCTCCCACAGGAAGAGGCGAGCGCTGAAGATGGTGAGGCGTGTGGTCTTGCGTGCCTTTAGGATCTGCACCAGCTTGGCCGCACAGGCACTGCAGGGACTGGAGGAGACGTACCAGGTGATGGCGTAGTTCAGCGCCGGGTCGTAGTTGGCTAGGATCTGCTGGAAGAAGGCCTCCTCTGCATGGGCAGAGGAGTGCTCGTCCTCCAGATATCCCCTCAGCAATCCCTCCTTCCCCTCGTCCACCAGGTAGCAAAGGAAGGTCTTGTTGCGTCCGGAGGAGTACTCAACATTCTTGAACTGGAACTTGAAGAAAAATGGATCAATTCGGTCCCTGGAAAGAGGAGAAGGTTGTTCTGAATAAGGATAAAATGAGTTCACTGCTCTCTGTGTTACTCAGAGGGAACATCAGTTCACTCTTTACATATAGTTCTGAGCCATGGGGATGGGAAACACCAGTGACATCCTGGTACAAGGGCAAGTAAAATGAACGtttcataaaacaaacacatatttcCCACAAAAACGTATAAAATGGATTCACAACGTGCCAAATACATTTACCAATCACccaaacaaatttacaaaaacgCCAAACCCTTTCACAAGCAGCAACTCGAGAAAAGGGCAGGTACGATAGACCCCCAGGTGTATGTTGTGTCACTGCatatacatttatgacatttatcaatcagtacaatcagtagtaacagggacagtccccccctggagtcgtgctcagggacacgatggtagtgagtggggttcgaacctggatcttctggttggCCCACtgtagagggtggtagtggcctagtgggtaacacactcgcctattaaccagaaga
Encoded here:
- the srsf3b gene encoding serine/arginine-rich splicing factor 3b isoform X1 — its product is MHRDCPLDCKVYVGNLGNSGNKTELERAFGYYGPLRSVWVARNPPGFAFVEFEDPRDATDAVRELDGRTLCGCRVRVELSNGEKRTRSRGPPPSWSRRPRDDYRRRSPPPRRRSPRRRSFSRSRSRSLSRDRRRERSLSRDRNHKPSRSFSRSRSRSRSNERK
- the srsf3b gene encoding serine/arginine-rich splicing factor 3b isoform X2; translated protein: MHRDCPLDCKVYVGNLGNSGNKTELERAFGYYGPLRSVWVARNPPGFAFVEFEDPRDATDAVRELDGRTLCGCRVRVELSNGEKRTRSRGPPPSWSRRPRDDYRRRSPPPRRRVTTMPLLTTLSQSTSLLSASCDR
- the pth4 gene encoding parathyroid hormone 4, with amino-acid sequence MSSPQKSAQAAVVLALLVFTVGRCQDNQRRAVTEHQLMHDRGRTIQSLKRLIWLSSAMEGLHTAQTRTVAVDDEPSGCHQKSPQRLHSQAARGTSDHQGQTETLLSDLFQPYMTGVLPNSEK
- the apobec2a gene encoding C->U-editing enzyme APOBEC-2a, translated to MADKRGSGASSRTPLGKKDRRPERDASAEAEREEKQAEGEVNGDAAAEGAAANGQDNGELTVEPMELPPFEIIAGDRIDPFFFKFQFKNVEYSSGRNKTFLCYLVDEGKEGLLRGYLEDEHSSAHAEEAFFQQILANYDPALNYAITWYVSSSPCSACAAKLVQILKARKTTRLTIFSARLFLWEEPEIQAGLKALAAAGCKLRMMKPLDFSYVWDTFVESDEEHFTVWEDCQENYEYYQEKLADILQ